Below is a genomic region from Streptococcus salivarius.
ACGAGCTTTTTGACCTTTTTGACCACGGCCTGAAGTTTTACCGTTACCAGATGAAGTACCACGACCTACACGGTTACGGACTTTACGAGAACCTTCAGCAGGTTTCAATTCATGAAGTTTCATTATTATTTTCTCCTCTTTTTGTAAAATGCTAGCGCCTCTAACCAAGTAAGGTAGCTTAATTAGAAACTCGCCTATACATGAAATTCAGTTTAAGTCGCAAGGGAACCCTCACGACTTAAATCAATTTTTATTTAACGTCTTCTACAGTTACCAAGTGAGATACTGCGTTGACCATACCACGGATAGCAGCGTTGTCTTCTTTAACAACTGAGCTATTCAATTTACCAAGTCCAAGAGCAACAACTGTTTTACGTTGTTCTGGTTTGCGTCCGATTGGAGACTTAGTCAAAGTAATTTTAATTTGAGCCATTGTTATCTCCTTTCTTATGCCAAGTCAGATACTGAGATGCCACGAAGAGCCGCAACTTCTTCAGCACGTTTAAGTTGTTTCAATCCTTCAACAGTCGCACGAACGATGTTGATTGGAGTGTTTGAACCGAGTGATTTAGATGTTACATCAGCAACACCCGCCAATTCGATGACGGCACGAACTGCACCACCAGCGGCAACCCCAGCCCCTTCAACAGCTGGTTTCAACAATACTTTCGCTCCACCAAATTCTGAACGAACTTCGTGAGGAATAGTTGTACCAACCATAGGAACTTCGATAAGGTTTTTCTTAGCTGCTTCAACTGCTTTACGGATAGCTTCTGGAACCTCTTGAGATTTACCAGTACCAAATCCTACGCGACCATTACGGTCACCAACAACAACAAGAGCAGCAAAACGCATGTTGCGTCCACCTTTTACAACTTTAGTAACACGGTTGATAGCAACTACGCGTTCTTCAAGTTCTACTGCATTATCTTTAAATGCCATTATTAAGTGTCCTCCCTATTAGAATTTCAATCCGTTTTCACGAGCTGAGTCAGCCAAAGCTTTAACACGTCCGTGATAGAGATATCCACCGCGGTCAAACACCACTTCAGAAATACCTTTAGCTACTGCGCGTTCAGCAACAAGTTTACCGACAACAACGGCTTGTTCTGTTTTAGTTCCTTTAGAAACTTCTTTATCAAGAGTTGATGCACTTGCGAGCGTTACACCCGCTACGTCATCAATAACTTGAGCGTAGATGCCTGTATTAGAACGGAAAATGTTCAAACGTGGGCGATCAGCAGTTCCAGAGAGTTTTCCGCGAACGCGACGGTGACGTTTTTGGCGGAGTTTGTTTTTATCTGGTTTCGAAATCACAATTTTCACCTCTTAATTATAATGCTTGCTCATGAGAGCTTTTGGTAAAGAGACAATCCAAAAAGAATTGCCAAAAGGATAAAATCCTATTATTTACCAGTTTTACCTTCTTTACGACGTACGTATTCACCAACGTAACGGATACCTTTACCTTTGTAAGGTTCTGGTGAACGAAGGCTACGGATGTAAGCAGCTGTTTGACCAACAACTTCTTTATTAATACCACTTACAACGATTGAAGTTGCAGATGGTACTTCAAAAGTAATACCTTCTGGAGCTTCAACTTCGTCTTGGTGAGATTTACCAACTGAAAGAACAAGTTTTTTTCCTTGGAGTTGCGCACGGTATCCGACACCGCGCATTTCAAGTTCTTTTTTGAAACCTTCAGAAACACCAACAACCATGTTGTTCAAGTTTGCACGTGAAGTACCGTGGATTGTTTTGTTTTCTTTTGAGTCGTTTGGACGGTGAAGTGTAACTTCGTTGCCTTCAACTTTGATTTCAATGTTTTTGTTAAACTCACGAGTGAGTTCGCCTTTAGGTCCTTTAACAGTAACAACGTTATCGTTGTTTGTTACTTCAACACCAGCAGGCAAAGTAATAACTTTATTACCAATACGTGACATAGTATTTAATTCTCCTGTTAGATTATCAAGCCACAAAGTGACTAGTTTTCACGGGGATGAGTCTCATCGAATATAATCAATGAAACTCGCACAAATCATTTGAGATAGGTGCTTAGTATCAGCTTCTTACCAAACGTAAGCGATAACTTCTCCACCAACGTTCTTTTGACGAGCTTCTTTGTCAGTCAAAAGACCTTCTGAAGTAGAGATGATCGCGATTCCAAGTCCGTTAAGAACTTTAGGAACATCTTCACGTTTAGAGTAAACACGAAGACCTGGTTTTGAGATACGTTTCAAGTTAGTGATAACACGTTCACCGTTTTGTCCGTATTTCAAGAATACGCGGATGATACCTTGTTTGTCATCTTCGATAACTTCAACGTTTTTTACGAAACCTTCACGTTTAAGGATTTCAGCGATACCTTTTTTAATGTTTGATGCAGGTACTTCAAGTACTTCGTGTTTAGCTTGGTTAGCGTTACGAATACGTGTCAAGAAATCTGCAATTGGGTCAGTCATAACCATTTTATATTTTCTCCTCTTACTAGTAGTTTGAATAATTCACTTGCTAGTTAATGATTGAGCTAGGCTCAGATTGTGTTTAATACATTCAAATTAGATAAACCAACTTGATTGTATCATGTTTTTACCAAGAAGCTTTGGTAACACCTGGAATTTGACCTTTGTAAGCCAATTCACGGAAGCAAACACGGCAAAGTTTAAATTTGCGATAAACTGAGTGTGGACGTCCACAACGTTCGCAACGAGTGTAAGCTTGCGTAGAGAACTTCGCAGGGCGTTTGTTCTTAGCAATCATTGATTTTTTAGCCAATTTATTTACCTCCTAGATTATTTTGCAAAAGGCATTCCAAGGCCTTTAAGCAATTCACGACCTTCTTCGTCAGTGTTAGCAGTAGTTACGATAACGATATCCATACCACGTACTTTATCAACATCGTCGAAGTTGATTTCTGGGAAGATAAGTTGTTCTTTAACACCAAGTGTGTAGTTACCACGTCCATCAAATGATTTAGTTGGAACACCATGGAAGTCACGAACACGTGGAAGTGATACTGATACCAATTTATCCAAGAATTCGTACATACGTTCACCACGAAGGGTAACTTTAGCACCGATCGCTACACCTTCACGAAGACGGAAGCCAGCGATTGATTTCTTAGCTTTAGTAATCAATGGTTTTTGACCTGAAATAAGTGCCAACTCAGCAGCAGCTTTTTCAAGAGTTTTAGCGTTGTTTACAGCTTCACCAACACCCATGTTGATAACGATTTTATCAACTTTTGGCACAGCCATAACTGAAGAATAGTTAAATTTTTCAGTCAAAGCTGGAATTACTTCGTTAGTGTATTTTTCTTTAAGACGGTTAGCCATTTAATACTTTCTCCTTTCCTTCGTGATTAGTCAAGCACTTCGCCTGATTTTTTGTTGTAACGAACTTTTTTGCCGTCAACAACTTTGTAACCTACACGTCCAGCTACACCGTTCTTGTCAAGAACTTGAACGTTTGAAGCGTGGATTGGTGCTTCTTTTTCCACGATAGCACCTTGAGGGTTTTCAGCTGATGGTTTTTGGTGTTTTTTGATGATTGCAACACCTTCAACAACAACTTTGTTTACTTTTGGAAGAGCTTTAAGAACTACTGCTTCAGTTCCTTTGTCTTTACCAGCAATAACGCGAACTTTATCGCCTTTTTTTACAAACATTTGAGTATTTCTCCTATTATTTCTTACGCCCTAATGGGCACCCTGACTATATCAGGGGACTAAGTTTGTGTTAATTCAGATTAAAGTACTTCTGGCGCCAAAGATACGATACGCATGTATCCACCTTCACGCAATTCACGTGCAACAGGGCCAAAGATACGAGTTCCACGAGGAGTTTTGTCATCGCGGATGATTACTGCAGCGTTGTCATCAAACTTGATGTATGAACCGTCTGGACGGCGAGCACCAGTTTTTGTACGAACGATAACAGCTTTAACAACATCACCTTTTTTAACAGCTCCACCTGGTGTAGCTTGTTTAACAGTTGCAACGATAACGTCGCCGATGTTAGCGAATTTACGTCCTGAACCACCAAGAACTTTGATAGTCAAGATTTCACGAGCACCGCTATTATCAGCAACTTTTAAGCGACTTTCTTGTTGAATCATTTCAATTGTCTCCTTTTAGTTTTATTAGATAATAACAGCTTCTTCCACAACTTCTACAAGACGGAAGCGTTTTGTAGCTGAAAGTGGGCGAGTTTCCATGATACGAACGATATCGCCTTCTTTAGCAACGTTGTTTTCATCATGTGCTTTGTATTTTTTAGAATAGTTGATACGTTTACCATAGACTGGGTGGTTACGTTTAGTTTCAACTACAACTGTGATTGTTTTATCCATCTTGTCAGATACTACGCGTCCAACAAGGGTTTTACGTTGATTACGTTCCATTATTAGAATTGCTCCTTTCCCAATCTATTATTTGATTTCAGATTGCACAGTTTTAACACGTGCAATTTGTTTTTTCACTTCGTTCAAACGGGCAGTTTGATCAAGTTGACCTGCTGCAGCTTGGAAACGAAGGTCGAAAAGTTCTTTCTTAAGTTCGTTTTCTTTTTTAGCAAGCTCTTCTTGAGACAAGCCACGAAGCTCAGCAACAAACTTTTTGATTTCTTCAAGTTTCATGTCTTCTCCTTATTCTGCTTCACGTTTCACGAATTTACATTTAACTGGCAATTTGTGGCTAGCAAGACGAAGCGCTTCACGTGCAACTTCTTCAGAAACACCTGCGATTTCGAACATTACTTTACCACGTTTAACTGGTGCTACCCAACCTTCAGGTGCCCCTTTACCAGAACCCATACGTACACCGATAGCTTTAGCAGTGTATGATTTGTGTGGGAAGATCTTGATCCAAACCTTACCACCACGTTTCATGTAACGAGTCATGGCAATACGAGCGGCCTCGATTTGACGGTTTGTGATCCAGTGGCTAGTTGTAGCTTGAAGACCGTATTCACCGAATGATACTTCTTTACCACCTTTAGCCTCACCGCGCATTTTTCCACGGAATTCACGACGGTGTTTAACACGTTTAGGTACTAACATTTGTTATTTGCCTCCTTTAGTGTTTTTACGAGCTGGAAGAACTTCTCCACGGTAGATCCAAACTTTAACACCAAGTTTACCGTAAGTTGTGTCAGCTTCTTCCCAAGCGTAATCGATATCAGCGCGAAGTGTGTGAAGTGGAACTGTACCTTCAGAGTATCCTTCTGCACGGGCGATATCTGCACCGTTCAAACGACCTGATACTTGAGTTTTGATTCCTTTAGCTCCAGCACGCATTGCACGTTGGATAGCTTGTTTTTGTGCACGACGGAAAGCAACACGTTGCTCAAGTTGGCGAGCAATTGTTTCACCAACAAGGTGAGCGTCCAAATCAGGTTTCTTGATTTCAACGATGTTGATGTGTACTTGTTTTCCAGTCAATTTGTTAAGTTGAGCGCGAAGTGCGTCAACGTTTGATCCACCTTTACCGATAACCATACCTGGTTTAGCAGTGTGAAGTGAAACAATAACTTTGTTTACAGCACGTTCAATTTCAATAGTTGAAACTGAAGCGTCTGCAAGTTCTTTTTGAATGAATTTGCGGATTGCCAAATCTTCGTGAAGGTAATCTGCGTATTCTTTTTCAGCATACCATTTCGCATCCCAGTCACGGATGATCCCGACACGCATACCAATTGGATGTACTTTTTGACCCACGAGTTTACCTCCTTATTTTTCTGACACAACTACTGTTACGTGAGTTGTGCGTTTGTTGATTGGTGAAGCTGAACCTTTCGCACGTGGACGGAAACGTTTCATTGTTGGTCCTTCGTTTGCGAATGTTTCAGATACTACCAAGTTAGCTTTTTCCAAACCAAAGTTGTTTTCTGCGTTAGCGATAGCAGAGTTAAGAGTTTTCTCAACAATGCGTGCTGCTTTGTTTGGAGTGAATTTCAAGATTGCGATTGCATCAGCAACGTTCTTACCACGGATAAGATCAAGAACAAGACGTGTTTTACGAGGTGAAACACGCACTGTACGAGCCATTGCTTTAGCTGAAGTAATTTCTGCCATTGTGTCCTCCTCCTATTAACGACGTGTTTTCTTATCGTCAGCTGCGTGACCTTTGTAAGTACGAGTTGGTGCAAATTCACCAAGTTTGTGACCTACCATGTCTTCTTGGATGTAAACAGGAACGTGTTTACGTCCATCATAAACTGCGATAGTGTATCCGATGAAACTTGGGAAAATCGTTGAACGACGTGACCAAGTTTTAATTACTTTTTTCTTTTCGTCATTTGCTTGAGCTTCAACTTTTTTCATCAAATGCTCATCGACGAAAGGTCCTTTTTTAAGACTACGTCCCATTTTGTAGTTTTCTCCTTTAAATTGAATGTACCACAGCGGCTTGCACTAAGAAGTGCTACCGAGTTGGCGGATGCTATGTGCTAAGCGACTAAATTATTTTTCGTTACGACGACGAACGATAAGTTTGTCAGATTTAGCTTTCTTGTTACGAGTTTTAAGACCAAGCGCAGGTTTACCCCATGGAGTAGATGGCGCTTTACGTCCAACTGGTGCTTTACCTTCACCACCACCGTGTGGGTGATCGTTAGGGTTCATTACAGAACCACGAACTGTTGGGCGAATACCTTTCCAGCGATTACGGCCGGCTTTACCAAGGTTGATAAGTGATTGTTGTTCGTTACCTACAGTACCGATAGTTGCACGACATGTACCAAGAACCATACGAACTTCGCCTGATTGAAGACGAACAAGTACGTATTTACCTTCTTGACCCAAAACTTGAGCAGAAGCACCAGCGGCACGGATAAGTTCAGCACCTTTACCTGGTTGAAGCTCAATGTTGTGGATAACTGTACCAACTGGGATGTTTGCAAGTGGAAGAGCGTTACCAATCTTGATATCCGCATCTGGACCTGAAACGATACGTTGACCTACTTCAAGACCTTTAGGTGCGATGATGTAAGCTTTAACACCGTCAGTGTAGTGTACAAGAGCGATGTTTGCAGTACGGTTTGGATCATACTCAATTGTTTTAACAACTGCTTCAACGCCATCTTTGTTACGTTTGAAGTCAATCAAACGGTAGTGACGTTTGTGTCCGCCACCTTGGTGACGTACAGTGATACGACCGTTGTTGTTACGACCAGCTTTGTTCTTAAGAGAAACAAGCAATGATTTTTCAGGAGTGCTTGTAGTGATTTCTGCGAAATCCAAAGAAGTCATGTTACGACGGCCATTTGTCGTTGGTTTATAAACTTTAATACCCACGTTAATTTCTCCTTTGATTATTCAGCTTCAGCTGCAAACAACTCGATTGCTTTAGAATCAGCTGTAAGAGTGATGATAGCTTTTTTAGTTTTTGAAGTGAAACCAGTGTAACGTCCAACACGTTTTTGTTTTGGTTTAACAGTTACAGTGTTCACGCTAGCAACTTTAACACCTTCAAATGCAGCTTCAACTGCTTGTTTGATCAAGAGTTTGTGTGCACGTGTATCAACTTCGAAAGTGTATTTTCCTGCTTCAAGAGCAATCATAGATTTCTCAGTGATAACAGGTTTTTTGATTACGTCATACAAATTCATTATGCAAGAACCTCCTCGATTGATGAGATAGCTTCTTTAGTAACAAGAAGTTTATCTGCGTTTACGATGTCAAGTACACTTGCAGTTGCAGGAGTTGCAACAGTTACGTTTGCAAGGTTACGTGCTGAAAGTTCAGCGAATTTGTTTCCTTCTTCAACGATAACAAGTACTTTAGAATCGATGCTAAGAGCTGAAAGAACGTTTGCGAATTCAGCAGTTTTTGGAGCTGCAAATGAAAGAGCTTCAACTGCTACAAATTTATCTTCTGCAACTTTAGCTGAGTAAACAGATTTCAATGCAAGGCGACGAACTTTTTGTGGAAGTTTGTATCCGTAAGAACGTGGAGTTGGTCCGAAGACAACACCACCACCACGCCATTGTGGTGAGCGGATAGAACCTTGACGAGCACGTCCAGTTCCTTTTTGACGCCATGGTTTACGTCCACCACCTGATACTGCTGAACGGTTTTTAACCGCGTGAGTACCTTGGCGAAGGCTAGCACGTTGGCTGATTACGACATCAAATACTACTGATTCGTTTGGTTCGATACCGAAGATAGCGTCGTTAAGCTCAACTGTGCTAACTTCTTTACCAGTTTGGTCAAATAGTTTTACGTTTGCCATTTTTAACTGATTTCTCCTTTCTTATTATTTAGCAGCTTTAACTGCTGATTTGATAGTGATAAGAGATTTCTTAGCACCTGGTACGTTACCTTTGATAAGGATAACGTTTTTCTCTGGGATAACTTGTACAACTTCAAGGTTTTGAATTGTCACACGGTTGCCACCCATACGTCCTGCCAAGTGTTTATTTTTGAAAACACGGTTAGGCGCAACAGGTCCCATTGAACCTGGACGACGGTGGTAACGAGAACCGTGAGCCATAGGTCCGCGTGATTGACCGTGGCGTTTGATAACACCTTGGAAACCTTTACCTTTTGAAGTACCAGTTACGTCAACAACATCTCCAGCTTCGAATGTGTCAACAGTGATTTCTGATCCAACTTCCAAGCCTTCAATGTTTTTGAATTCACGAATGAAGCGCTTAGGAGCTGTGTTAGCTTTCGCTACGTGGCCTTTGGCAGGTTTGTTGCTCAATACTTCGCGTTTGTCGTCAAAACCAACTTGAACTGCTTCGTAACCGTCTGTTTCAACAGTTTTAACTTGAAGCACAACGTTTGGAGTAGCTTCGATGACAGTAACAGGGATAAATTCACCTGCTTCAGTGAAGATTTGAGTCATTCCCACTTTTTTCCCTAAGATTCCTTTTGTCATGAGAAAATATTTCCTTTACTTTATTGTTTTTTCAAAAAGTTTTTTATGAGCGTTTTTTATGCTCAAAAAAGTTTTTAACGAGCGTTTTTTATGCTCAATGAATCAAGCTTTTAATTAAAGTTTGATTTCTACGTTCACACCACTTGGAAGATCAAGTTTCATCAAAGCGTCAACTGTTTTTTGAGTTGGGTTGATGATGTCGATAAGACGTTTGTGTGTACGCATTTCAAATTGTTCGCGAGAATCTTTATATTTGTGAGTCGCACGAATAATTGTGTAGAGACTACGTTCAGTTGGAAGTGGAACTGGCCCAGCAACTGTCGCACCTGTGCGAGTTGCAGTTTCTACGATTTTTTCAGCCGCTGTATCAAGCGTACGGTGTTCGTAAGCTTTCAAACGGATACGAATTTTTTTGTTTGCCATTTTTTCTCCTCTTTCGTCTATTTAAGATAATAGGCTAGCTCCTCAAGAAAACCAACACGGATTGCGTGGCAGTGCAACCAGGCGTGTCGCAACCTCTTGTATCATAGCTAAGCGCTGTATTTACAGCACCATAATATAATAACAAAAGAACCTACTCATTGCAAGGGATTTTTAAAGTTTTTTTCTTTTTCTTTATTTTCTTTTTTGACTAAACAAAAAATCCACCTTAGATGGATTTTTTATCAACTTTCTTGAGTGTAGTCGTACCCCATGTGTTCATAGGCTTTAACCGTTGCAACACGACCTGTTCGTGTTCGCATAATAAATCCCTTTTGAATTAGATAGGGTTCATACATATCTTCTACCGTTTCTCGCTCTTCAGCAATATTAACTGACAAGGTACCTAGACCAACTGGTCCCCCACCATACATTTCAATCATGGTGCGGAGAATTTTTTGATCGACATAATCTAGTCCTTCATGGTCCACATCCA
It encodes:
- the rpmD gene encoding 50S ribosomal protein L30; translated protein: MAQIKITLTKSPIGRKPEQRKTVVALGLGKLNSSVVKEDNAAIRGMVNAVSHLVTVEDVK
- the rpsE gene encoding 30S ribosomal protein S5, with the translated sequence MAFKDNAVELEERVVAINRVTKVVKGGRNMRFAALVVVGDRNGRVGFGTGKSQEVPEAIRKAVEAAKKNLIEVPMVGTTIPHEVRSEFGGAKVLLKPAVEGAGVAAGGAVRAVIELAGVADVTSKSLGSNTPINIVRATVEGLKQLKRAEEVAALRGISVSDLA
- the rplR gene encoding 50S ribosomal protein L18 — translated: MISKPDKNKLRQKRHRRVRGKLSGTADRPRLNIFRSNTGIYAQVIDDVAGVTLASASTLDKEVSKGTKTEQAVVVGKLVAERAVAKGISEVVFDRGGYLYHGRVKALADSARENGLKF
- the rplF gene encoding 50S ribosomal protein L6, whose amino-acid sequence is MSRIGNKVITLPAGVEVTNNDNVVTVKGPKGELTREFNKNIEIKVEGNEVTLHRPNDSKENKTIHGTSRANLNNMVVGVSEGFKKELEMRGVGYRAQLQGKKLVLSVGKSHQDEVEAPEGITFEVPSATSIVVSGINKEVVGQTAAYIRSLRSPEPYKGKGIRYVGEYVRRKEGKTGK
- the rpsH gene encoding 30S ribosomal protein S8 — encoded protein: MVMTDPIADFLTRIRNANQAKHEVLEVPASNIKKGIAEILKREGFVKNVEVIEDDKQGIIRVFLKYGQNGERVITNLKRISKPGLRVYSKREDVPKVLNGLGIAIISTSEGLLTDKEARQKNVGGEVIAYVW
- a CDS encoding type Z 30S ribosomal protein S14; protein product: MAKKSMIAKNKRPAKFSTQAYTRCERCGRPHSVYRKFKLCRVCFRELAYKGQIPGVTKASW
- the rplE gene encoding 50S ribosomal protein L5 produces the protein MANRLKEKYTNEVIPALTEKFNYSSVMAVPKVDKIVINMGVGEAVNNAKTLEKAAAELALISGQKPLITKAKKSIAGFRLREGVAIGAKVTLRGERMYEFLDKLVSVSLPRVRDFHGVPTKSFDGRGNYTLGVKEQLIFPEINFDDVDKVRGMDIVIVTTANTDEEGRELLKGLGMPFAK
- the rplX gene encoding 50S ribosomal protein L24 translates to MFVKKGDKVRVIAGKDKGTEAVVLKALPKVNKVVVEGVAIIKKHQKPSAENPQGAIVEKEAPIHASNVQVLDKNGVAGRVGYKVVDGKKVRYNKKSGEVLD
- the rplN gene encoding 50S ribosomal protein L14; the encoded protein is MIQQESRLKVADNSGAREILTIKVLGGSGRKFANIGDVIVATVKQATPGGAVKKGDVVKAVIVRTKTGARRPDGSYIKFDDNAAVIIRDDKTPRGTRIFGPVARELREGGYMRIVSLAPEVL
- the rpsQ gene encoding 30S ribosomal protein S17 produces the protein MERNQRKTLVGRVVSDKMDKTITVVVETKRNHPVYGKRINYSKKYKAHDENNVAKEGDIVRIMETRPLSATKRFRLVEVVEEAVII
- the rpmC gene encoding 50S ribosomal protein L29, producing the protein MKLEEIKKFVAELRGLSQEELAKKENELKKELFDLRFQAAAGQLDQTARLNEVKKQIARVKTVQSEIK
- the rplP gene encoding 50S ribosomal protein L16, whose translation is MLVPKRVKHRREFRGKMRGEAKGGKEVSFGEYGLQATTSHWITNRQIEAARIAMTRYMKRGGKVWIKIFPHKSYTAKAIGVRMGSGKGAPEGWVAPVKRGKVMFEIAGVSEEVAREALRLASHKLPVKCKFVKREAE
- the rpsC gene encoding 30S ribosomal protein S3, producing MGQKVHPIGMRVGIIRDWDAKWYAEKEYADYLHEDLAIRKFIQKELADASVSTIEIERAVNKVIVSLHTAKPGMVIGKGGSNVDALRAQLNKLTGKQVHINIVEIKKPDLDAHLVGETIARQLEQRVAFRRAQKQAIQRAMRAGAKGIKTQVSGRLNGADIARAEGYSEGTVPLHTLRADIDYAWEEADTTYGKLGVKVWIYRGEVLPARKNTKGGK
- the rplV gene encoding 50S ribosomal protein L22, translating into MAEITSAKAMARTVRVSPRKTRLVLDLIRGKNVADAIAILKFTPNKAARIVEKTLNSAIANAENNFGLEKANLVVSETFANEGPTMKRFRPRAKGSASPINKRTTHVTVVVSEK
- the rpsS gene encoding 30S ribosomal protein S19; this translates as MGRSLKKGPFVDEHLMKKVEAQANDEKKKVIKTWSRRSTIFPSFIGYTIAVYDGRKHVPVYIQEDMVGHKLGEFAPTRTYKGHAADDKKTRR
- the rplB gene encoding 50S ribosomal protein L2, translated to MGIKVYKPTTNGRRNMTSLDFAEITTSTPEKSLLVSLKNKAGRNNNGRITVRHQGGGHKRHYRLIDFKRNKDGVEAVVKTIEYDPNRTANIALVHYTDGVKAYIIAPKGLEVGQRIVSGPDADIKIGNALPLANIPVGTVIHNIELQPGKGAELIRAAGASAQVLGQEGKYVLVRLQSGEVRMVLGTCRATIGTVGNEQQSLINLGKAGRNRWKGIRPTVRGSVMNPNDHPHGGGEGKAPVGRKAPSTPWGKPALGLKTRNKKAKSDKLIVRRRNEK
- a CDS encoding 50S ribosomal protein L23 → MNLYDVIKKPVITEKSMIALEAGKYTFEVDTRAHKLLIKQAVEAAFEGVKVASVNTVTVKPKQKRVGRYTGFTSKTKKAIITLTADSKAIELFAAEAE
- the rplD gene encoding 50S ribosomal protein L4, coding for MANVKLFDQTGKEVSTVELNDAIFGIEPNESVVFDVVISQRASLRQGTHAVKNRSAVSGGGRKPWRQKGTGRARQGSIRSPQWRGGGVVFGPTPRSYGYKLPQKVRRLALKSVYSAKVAEDKFVAVEALSFAAPKTAEFANVLSALSIDSKVLVIVEEGNKFAELSARNLANVTVATPATASVLDIVNADKLLVTKEAISSIEEVLA
- the rplC gene encoding 50S ribosomal protein L3; translation: MTKGILGKKVGMTQIFTEAGEFIPVTVIEATPNVVLQVKTVETDGYEAVQVGFDDKREVLSNKPAKGHVAKANTAPKRFIREFKNIEGLEVGSEITVDTFEAGDVVDVTGTSKGKGFQGVIKRHGQSRGPMAHGSRYHRRPGSMGPVAPNRVFKNKHLAGRMGGNRVTIQNLEVVQVIPEKNVILIKGNVPGAKKSLITIKSAVKAAK
- the rpsJ gene encoding 30S ribosomal protein S10, whose translation is MANKKIRIRLKAYEHRTLDTAAEKIVETATRTGATVAGPVPLPTERSLYTIIRATHKYKDSREQFEMRTHKRLIDIINPTQKTVDALMKLDLPSGVNVEIKL